Proteins encoded by one window of Phenylobacterium soli:
- the kdsA gene encoding 3-deoxy-8-phosphooctulonate synthase, which translates to MAALTLDRWNIGIGAGHPLLVIAGLNVLEDEALALSTGRHLKAVCAELGLPYVFKASYDKANRSSIKSYRGPGLEEGLRILAKVKAELDVPICTDIHTPEQAEAVAGVAELVQIPAFLCRQTDLVVAAARATKAAGGWLHVKKGQFLAPWDARNIVSKIKEATDGAEFTVLCERGASFGYNNLVVDMLGIGEMQKLGVPVTIDATHAVQLPGADPRTGGASTGGRREGVAVIARAAVASGADGVFLEFHPDPDKALCDGPSCLPLDGARDLLANLKAIHGVVAGA; encoded by the coding sequence ATGGCCGCCCTGACCCTGGACCGCTGGAACATCGGCATCGGCGCCGGCCATCCGCTGCTCGTGATCGCCGGCCTCAACGTCCTCGAGGACGAGGCCCTGGCGCTCTCCACCGGCCGGCATCTGAAGGCGGTCTGCGCCGAGCTCGGCCTGCCCTACGTCTTCAAGGCGAGCTATGACAAGGCCAACCGCTCCTCGATCAAGAGCTACCGCGGCCCGGGCCTCGAGGAGGGGCTGCGCATCCTAGCCAAGGTGAAGGCCGAGCTGGACGTGCCGATCTGCACCGACATCCACACCCCCGAGCAGGCCGAGGCGGTGGCGGGCGTCGCCGAGCTCGTCCAGATCCCCGCCTTCCTCTGCCGCCAGACCGACCTCGTGGTCGCCGCCGCCCGCGCCACCAAGGCCGCCGGCGGCTGGCTGCACGTCAAGAAGGGCCAGTTCCTCGCCCCCTGGGACGCCCGGAACATCGTCTCCAAGATCAAGGAGGCCACCGACGGCGCCGAGTTCACGGTGCTCTGCGAGCGCGGCGCCTCGTTCGGCTACAACAACCTCGTGGTCGACATGCTGGGCATCGGCGAGATGCAGAAGCTCGGCGTGCCGGTGACCATCGACGCCACCCACGCGGTGCAGCTTCCGGGGGCGGATCCGCGCACCGGCGGCGCCTCCACGGGCGGGCGACGCGAGGGCGTGGCGGTGATCGCCAGGGCCGCCGTCGCCTCGGGCGCGGACGGCGTCTTCCTGGAGTTCCACCCCGACCCGGACAAGGCGCTCTGCGACGGCCCCTCCTGCCTGCCGCTCGACGGCGCCAGGGACCTCCTGGCGAACCTCAAGGCGATCCACGGCGTGGTGGCCGGCGCTTGA
- a CDS encoding cysteine synthase A, translated as MQVAKSVLDAIGNTPLIRLRRASELTGCEILGKAEFMNPGQSVKDRAALWIIKDAVQKGLLKPGGRIVEGTAGNTGIGLAMVGKALGYPSTIVIPRTQSQEKKDAIRLYGAELVEVDAVPYSNEMNYVKYSGRLAAELNETEPNGAVWANQFDNVANREAHVHGTGPEIWTQTEGKVDGFICAVGSGGTLAGVAEALRERKPGVQIGLADPHGAALYSYYTDGELKSEGSSISEGIGQGRITANLEGLTIDKPYRVSDEEMLIALFDLVEHEGLVMGGSTGINVAGAIKMAKDLGPGHTIVTILCDHGSRYQSKIYNPLFLKEKGLPQPSWMQ; from the coding sequence ATGCAAGTCGCCAAAAGCGTCCTCGACGCCATCGGAAACACGCCCCTTATACGGCTCCGGCGCGCCAGCGAGCTGACGGGCTGCGAAATCCTCGGCAAGGCCGAGTTCATGAACCCGGGGCAGTCGGTCAAGGACCGCGCGGCCCTGTGGATCATCAAGGACGCGGTGCAGAAAGGGCTGCTGAAGCCCGGCGGGCGCATCGTCGAGGGCACGGCCGGCAACACCGGCATCGGCCTCGCCATGGTCGGCAAGGCGCTGGGCTATCCCTCGACCATCGTCATCCCGCGCACCCAGAGCCAGGAAAAGAAGGACGCCATCCGGCTCTATGGGGCCGAGCTCGTGGAGGTGGACGCGGTTCCCTACTCCAACGAGATGAATTACGTGAAGTATTCCGGGCGCCTGGCGGCGGAACTTAACGAGACGGAGCCGAACGGCGCGGTCTGGGCCAACCAGTTCGACAACGTCGCCAACCGCGAGGCCCACGTCCACGGCACCGGCCCGGAGATCTGGACCCAGACCGAGGGCAAGGTCGACGGCTTCATCTGCGCGGTGGGCTCCGGCGGGACGCTGGCCGGCGTCGCCGAGGCGCTGCGCGAGCGCAAGCCGGGCGTTCAGATCGGCCTCGCCGACCCGCACGGCGCGGCGCTCTACAGCTACTACACGGACGGTGAGTTGAAGTCGGAGGGCTCCTCGATCTCGGAGGGCATCGGCCAGGGCCGGATCACCGCCAACCTGGAGGGCCTGACCATCGACAAGCCCTATCGGGTCTCCGACGAGGAGATGCTGATCGCCCTCTTCGACCTCGTCGAGCACGAGGGCCTCGTCATGGGCGGCTCGACCGGGATCAACGTCGCCGGCGCGATCAAGATGGCCAAGGACCTGGGCCCGGGCCACACCATCGTCACCATCCTCTGCGACCACGGTTCGCGCTATCAGTCGAAGATCTACAATCCGCTGTTCCTGAAGGAGAAGGGGCTGCCCCAGCCCTCTTGGATGCAATGA
- the sseA gene encoding 3-mercaptopyruvate sulfurtransferase yields MSEPLVSTAWLAERLGRGDVQVVDATWYMPNEAGNGRADYEAGHIPGAVFFDIDAIADQATDLPHMLPTPEAFAEAVGRLGLRREAEVVVYDARGIFSAPRVWWSLRTMGFAKVHVLDGGLPKWRAEGRPLETKAPSPAPASLKPAFEPALVRDIAAVRGVVETGGAQLVDARAAGRFTGETPEPRAGLRSGHMPGACNVPWNGLVDADGTLKAPDALKAAFEAGGVDLSAPIVTTCGSGVSAALLALGLAVLGREDVAVYDGSWTEWGGRTDTPVATGA; encoded by the coding sequence ATGAGCGAACCTCTCGTCTCGACCGCCTGGCTGGCCGAGCGCCTCGGCCGCGGCGACGTGCAGGTGGTGGACGCCACCTGGTACATGCCCAACGAGGCCGGGAACGGCCGCGCGGACTACGAGGCGGGCCACATCCCCGGCGCGGTGTTCTTCGACATCGACGCGATCGCCGACCAGGCGACGGACCTGCCCCACATGCTGCCGACGCCGGAGGCCTTCGCCGAGGCGGTCGGGCGCCTCGGCCTGCGGCGCGAGGCCGAGGTGGTGGTCTATGATGCGCGCGGGATCTTCTCCGCGCCCCGGGTCTGGTGGTCCCTGCGGACCATGGGCTTCGCCAAGGTGCATGTGCTGGACGGCGGCCTGCCGAAGTGGCGCGCCGAGGGCCGGCCGCTCGAGACCAAGGCCCCCTCGCCCGCCCCGGCGTCGCTGAAGCCGGCCTTCGAGCCGGCGCTGGTGCGCGACATCGCCGCCGTGCGCGGGGTGGTCGAGACCGGCGGCGCGCAACTGGTGGACGCCCGCGCGGCCGGCCGGTTCACCGGCGAGACCCCGGAGCCGCGCGCGGGCCTGCGCTCGGGCCACATGCCGGGAGCCTGCAACGTGCCGTGGAACGGGCTCGTCGACGCCGACGGCACGCTGAAGGCGCCAGACGCGCTGAAGGCCGCCTTCGAGGCCGGCGGCGTGGACCTCTCAGCGCCCATCGTCACCACCTGCGGCTCCGGCGTGAGCGCCGCCCTGCTGGCGCTCGGCCTGGCGGTGCTGGGCCGCGAGGACGTGGCGGTCTACGACGGCTCCTGGACCGAGTGGGGCGGCCGGACGGACACGCCGGTGGCGACGGGCGCCTGA
- the rfaD gene encoding ADP-glyceromanno-heptose 6-epimerase: MNRRIVFITGGAGFIGSNIAAKLAEDRTWDVVVCDRLREAETGKWRNIAKHPIGDFVAPEAMFEWLEKRWRDVEMVIHMGAISSTTEPDADKIIHNNFTLSRDLFRWCADRQRRLIYASSAATYGAGEHGFADDDSYDALIKLRPLNTYGWSKALFDIFAARQAYRGYAPPQWTGLKFFNVYGPNEEHKSSMKSVAAQIWPHVQAGQTVQLFKSYRTDVPDGGQKRDFVYVRDCADVAEWLVHNPQVNGVYNLGSGTARSFEDMAKAVFKAAGKPAQIEYTPMPPAIRDKYQYFTEAGMDRLFEAGYPKPMTPLEEGIGDYVTHYLSQPDPYR, translated from the coding sequence ATGAACCGCCGCATTGTCTTCATCACCGGCGGCGCCGGTTTCATCGGCTCCAACATCGCCGCCAAGCTCGCCGAGGATCGCACCTGGGACGTGGTGGTCTGCGACCGCCTGCGCGAGGCCGAGACCGGCAAGTGGCGCAACATCGCCAAGCACCCGATCGGCGACTTCGTCGCCCCTGAGGCCATGTTCGAGTGGCTGGAGAAGCGCTGGCGCGACGTCGAGATGGTCATCCACATGGGCGCCATCTCCTCGACCACCGAGCCCGACGCCGACAAGATCATCCACAACAACTTCACGCTCAGCCGCGACCTCTTCCGCTGGTGCGCCGACCGCCAGCGGCGGCTCATCTACGCCTCCTCGGCGGCCACCTACGGCGCCGGCGAGCACGGCTTCGCCGACGACGACAGCTACGACGCCCTGATCAAGCTGCGCCCGCTCAACACCTACGGCTGGTCCAAGGCGCTGTTCGACATCTTCGCCGCCCGCCAGGCCTACCGGGGCTATGCGCCGCCGCAGTGGACGGGGCTGAAGTTCTTCAACGTCTACGGCCCCAACGAGGAGCACAAGAGCTCCATGAAGTCGGTGGCCGCCCAGATCTGGCCGCACGTCCAGGCCGGCCAGACGGTCCAGCTCTTCAAGAGCTACCGCACCGACGTGCCGGACGGGGGCCAGAAGCGCGACTTCGTCTATGTCCGCGACTGCGCCGACGTCGCCGAGTGGCTGGTCCACAACCCGCAGGTCAACGGCGTCTACAACCTCGGCTCGGGGACCGCGCGCAGCTTCGAGGACATGGCCAAGGCGGTGTTCAAGGCCGCCGGCAAGCCGGCCCAGATCGAGTACACCCCCATGCCGCCGGCCATCCGCGACAAGTACCAGTACTTCACCGAGGCCGGCATGGACCGCCTCTTCGAGGCCGGCTATCCCAAGCCCATGACGCCGCTGGAGGAGGGGATCGGCGACTACGTCACCCACTACCTCTCCCAGCCCGATCCCTACCGGTAA
- a CDS encoding SAM-dependent methyltransferase: MSLAHETSLSALAIDPKAFRRLPELIDAPHAFRAALRLMARNWLAGSLEFVTPAGGVLRLVGEKPGPSARLIIIDYRFMRRVLGSADIGFAEGYMAGEWETPDLSALLHVLTLNIDRLQRMLGRNPAARLINKVRHALRANTRAGSRRNIHAHYDLGNAFYSRWLDPTMTYSSARYARPGQALAEAQTNKYRTLAEGMELTAGQHVLEIGCGWGGFAEFAAKEVGARVTGVTISQEQFDFARRRMFEQGLADKAEIRLIDYRDVEGRYDRVASIEMFEAVGEKYWPAYFDKIREVLTPSGRAGLQIITIRDEIFEDYRRRPDFIQKHVFPGGMLPSEARLKTETDRAGLAWAGISRFPQHYADTLAEWAQRFEGAWDEIRSLGFDERFRRLWRFYLSYCEAGFRSERTGVVQLTLAKA; the protein is encoded by the coding sequence ATGAGCCTGGCTCATGAGACCTCGCTTTCGGCTCTGGCGATCGATCCGAAGGCCTTCCGGCGACTGCCGGAACTGATAGACGCGCCGCACGCCTTCAGGGCGGCGCTCCGGCTGATGGCCCGCAACTGGCTGGCGGGCAGCCTGGAGTTCGTCACGCCCGCCGGCGGCGTGCTCCGGCTGGTGGGCGAGAAGCCCGGCCCTTCGGCCCGGCTGATCATCATCGACTACCGCTTCATGCGCCGGGTGCTGGGCTCCGCCGACATCGGCTTCGCCGAGGGCTACATGGCGGGCGAATGGGAGACGCCGGACCTGTCGGCCCTGCTCCACGTGCTGACGCTGAACATCGACCGCCTGCAGCGGATGCTGGGGCGAAACCCGGCGGCCCGGCTGATCAACAAGGTCCGCCACGCCCTGCGCGCCAACACCCGCGCCGGCTCGCGGCGCAACATCCACGCCCACTACGACCTCGGCAACGCCTTCTATTCGCGCTGGCTCGACCCCACCATGACCTACTCCTCGGCCCGCTACGCGCGGCCCGGACAGGCGCTGGCCGAGGCCCAGACCAACAAGTACCGGACCCTCGCCGAGGGCATGGAGCTGACGGCCGGACAGCACGTGCTGGAGATCGGCTGCGGCTGGGGCGGGTTCGCCGAGTTCGCGGCCAAGGAGGTCGGCGCCCGGGTGACCGGCGTGACGATCTCGCAGGAGCAGTTCGACTTCGCCCGCCGGCGGATGTTCGAGCAGGGCCTGGCCGACAAGGCCGAGATCCGGCTGATCGACTACCGCGACGTGGAGGGCCGCTACGACCGGGTGGCCTCCATCGAGATGTTCGAGGCGGTGGGCGAGAAATACTGGCCCGCCTATTTCGACAAGATCCGCGAGGTGCTGACGCCCAGCGGACGGGCGGGGCTGCAGATCATCACCATCCGCGACGAGATCTTCGAAGACTACCGCCGCCGCCCCGACTTCATCCAGAAGCACGTGTTTCCCGGCGGGATGCTGCCGTCCGAGGCGCGCCTTAAGACCGAGACCGACCGCGCGGGCCTCGCCTGGGCAGGCATCAGCCGCTTCCCGCAGCACTACGCCGACACCCTGGCGGAATGGGCGCAGCGCTTCGAGGGCGCCTGGGACGAGATCCGGAGCCTCGGCTTCGACGAGCGCTTCCGCCGGCTCTGGCGCTTCTACCTGAGCTACTGCGAAGCCGGCTTCCGCAGCGAGCGCACCGGCGTGGTACAACTGACCCTGGCGAAGGCTTGA
- the recG gene encoding ATP-dependent DNA helicase RecG, giving the protein MRPEILFPLFAPVTSLKGVGPRVAPMLERLAGPIVRDVLFLKPHSIVRRTPATLASARDGEVMTFEVVIEQHQKPRVSSQPWRIRVSDPTGFMTLVFFGRFADQLETRHPAGARRLISGKVGDDKFGRQMVHPDYMVDPDKAEEIPELEPIYPATEGLPARRVRTFVLEALERAPMLPEWQDAAWKAREHFPAWREALERLHAPESEADLSPLSAHARRLAYDELLAHQLAMAMRKAERRREPAAKIAASEVAEKVRGDLPFRFTGAQDRALADIRADFADGERMSRLIQGDVGSGKTVVAMCAMADVAAGGGQSALMAPTEILARQHFDTIAGPLLAHGIGVVLLTGRDKGKPRAEKLAGLASGETQVAVGTHALFQDDVAFHRLQLAVIDEQHRFGVAERQRLQAKGEAVHLVAMSATPIPRTLELTVYGDLDVSRIDEKPPGRTPVATRAVPMGRIAEVEARLRSVVAEGAQAFWICPLVSESEVSDLAAAERRAADLTERIGPGVGLVHGKMPAAAKDAVMAEFAEGRLSVLVATTVVEVGVNVPNATIMVIEQAERFGLAQLHQLRGRVGRGRQESACVLLYDPPLSETAQKRLDILRRTDDGFVIAEKDLELRGGGDALGLRQSGFPDYVFADPFLHRELIAAAGDDARLILARDPELKSERGQALNVLSELFDWKAGMALKDAG; this is encoded by the coding sequence ATGCGGCCGGAGATTCTGTTTCCGCTCTTTGCGCCCGTGACCTCGCTGAAAGGCGTGGGGCCCCGTGTCGCGCCGATGCTGGAGCGGCTGGCGGGACCGATCGTGCGCGACGTGCTGTTCCTGAAGCCGCACTCGATCGTGCGGCGCACGCCCGCCACCCTCGCCTCGGCCCGCGACGGCGAGGTGATGACCTTCGAGGTGGTGATCGAGCAGCATCAGAAGCCGCGGGTGAGCAGCCAGCCCTGGCGGATCCGGGTGTCGGACCCGACCGGCTTCATGACCCTGGTGTTCTTCGGCCGGTTCGCCGACCAGCTGGAGACGCGCCACCCGGCGGGGGCGCGGCGGCTGATCTCGGGCAAGGTGGGCGACGACAAGTTCGGCCGCCAGATGGTCCACCCCGACTACATGGTCGATCCGGACAAGGCCGAGGAGATTCCCGAGCTGGAGCCGATCTATCCGGCCACCGAGGGCCTGCCGGCGCGCCGGGTGCGGACCTTCGTGCTCGAGGCGCTGGAGCGCGCGCCCATGCTGCCGGAGTGGCAGGACGCGGCCTGGAAGGCCCGCGAGCACTTCCCGGCCTGGCGCGAGGCGCTGGAGCGGCTGCACGCGCCGGAGAGCGAAGCCGATCTCTCCCCCCTCTCCGCCCATGCGCGGCGCCTGGCCTACGACGAGCTCCTGGCGCACCAGCTGGCGATGGCGATGCGCAAGGCTGAGCGGCGGCGCGAGCCGGCGGCGAAGATCGCCGCCAGCGAGGTCGCCGAGAAGGTGCGCGGCGACCTGCCCTTCCGCTTCACCGGCGCCCAGGACCGCGCCCTGGCCGACATCCGCGCCGATTTCGCCGACGGCGAGCGGATGAGCCGGCTGATCCAAGGCGACGTGGGCTCGGGCAAGACGGTGGTGGCCATGTGCGCCATGGCCGACGTGGCGGCCGGCGGCGGCCAGAGCGCCCTGATGGCGCCCACCGAGATCCTGGCCCGCCAGCATTTCGACACCATCGCCGGGCCGCTGCTGGCGCACGGCATCGGGGTGGTGCTGCTGACCGGGCGCGACAAGGGCAAGCCAAGGGCCGAGAAGCTGGCCGGCCTGGCCTCGGGCGAGACGCAGGTGGCGGTGGGCACCCACGCGCTGTTCCAGGACGACGTGGCCTTCCACAGGCTGCAGCTCGCGGTGATCGACGAGCAGCACCGGTTCGGGGTCGCCGAGCGCCAGCGGCTGCAGGCCAAGGGCGAGGCGGTGCACCTGGTCGCCATGTCGGCGACGCCGATCCCGCGCACCCTGGAACTGACCGTCTATGGCGACCTCGACGTCAGCCGCATCGACGAGAAGCCGCCGGGGCGCACGCCGGTCGCGACGCGCGCCGTGCCGATGGGCCGGATCGCCGAGGTGGAGGCGAGGCTCAGGAGCGTGGTGGCCGAAGGGGCGCAGGCGTTCTGGATCTGCCCGCTGGTGTCGGAGAGCGAGGTCAGCGACCTGGCGGCGGCCGAGCGGCGGGCGGCGGACCTGACCGAACGGATCGGCCCCGGCGTCGGGCTGGTGCACGGCAAGATGCCGGCGGCGGCCAAGGACGCCGTGATGGCCGAGTTCGCCGAAGGGCGGCTGTCGGTGCTGGTGGCGACGACGGTGGTCGAGGTGGGCGTCAACGTGCCCAACGCCACCATCATGGTCATCGAGCAGGCCGAGCGCTTCGGCCTGGCGCAACTGCACCAGTTGCGCGGGCGGGTGGGCCGCGGCCGCCAGGAGAGCGCCTGCGTGCTGCTCTACGACCCGCCGCTGTCGGAGACGGCGCAAAAGAGGCTCGACATCCTGCGGCGCACCGACGACGGCTTCGTCATCGCCGAGAAGGACCTGGAGCTGCGCGGCGGCGGCGACGCCCTGGGCCTGCGCCAGTCGGGGTTTCCGGACTACGTCTTCGCCGACCCCTTCCTGCATCGCGAGCTGATCGCCGCGGCCGGCGACGACGCCCGCCTGATCCTGGCCCGCGACCCGGAGCTCAAGTCCGAGCGCGGCCAGGCGCTGAACGTGCTCTCGGAGCTGTTCGACTGGAAGGCGGGGATGGCGCTGAAGGACGCGGGGTAG
- the rfaE2 gene encoding D-glycero-beta-D-manno-heptose 1-phosphate adenylyltransferase, which produces MDLSDLQHLLSLSAGQRVVCVGDLMVDRFVYGDVTRVSPEAPIPVLARTRELVMLGGGGNVARNVAALGGAVALVGVIGGDAESHEASRLVGEERGLEGYLINDASRPTTLKTRFVSGGQQLLRVDLEASRPVDAEVEQRLIRTIKDAVDGAGVILISDYGKGVVTDAVIAACLEAAAAGGGKVVVDSKARSFARYGAVDLIKPNDLELAHATDLPTDTDAQVEAALAHALKLWDARAILVTRGAKGMSLAVRGEAVRHFRTAPREVFDVSGAGDTTLAALGLAIAAKAPMEDAIAFAQLAAGVAVGKAGTSTVSPDELVEAALSAHMAPAEAKVATAQRMADEVARWRARGLRVGFTNGCFDILHKGHVAYLAQAKSWCDRLIVGLNSDDSVRALKGEGRPVNDLESRALVLAGLGSVDLVVPFEEQTPLKLIEAARPDVLIKGADYAEDEVVGGKEVRGWGGEVRLAQIVEGYSTTAAIAKMTRKADR; this is translated from the coding sequence ATGGACCTTTCCGACCTCCAGCATCTGCTCAGCCTCTCGGCCGGCCAGCGCGTCGTCTGCGTCGGCGACCTGATGGTCGACCGCTTCGTCTACGGCGACGTCACCCGCGTATCGCCCGAGGCGCCGATCCCGGTGCTGGCCCGCACCCGCGAGCTGGTCATGCTGGGCGGCGGCGGCAACGTCGCCCGCAACGTCGCCGCCCTGGGCGGAGCCGTGGCGCTGGTCGGGGTGATCGGCGGCGACGCCGAGAGCCATGAGGCCAGCCGGCTGGTGGGCGAGGAGCGGGGGCTCGAGGGCTATCTGATCAACGACGCCTCGCGCCCGACGACCCTCAAGACCCGCTTCGTCTCCGGCGGCCAGCAGCTGCTGCGCGTGGATCTCGAGGCCAGCCGGCCGGTGGACGCCGAGGTCGAGCAGCGGCTGATCCGCACCATCAAGGACGCGGTCGACGGGGCCGGCGTCATCCTGATCAGCGACTACGGCAAGGGCGTGGTCACCGACGCGGTGATCGCCGCCTGCCTGGAGGCCGCGGCGGCCGGCGGCGGCAAGGTCGTCGTCGACTCCAAAGCCCGCTCCTTCGCCCGCTACGGCGCGGTGGACCTGATCAAGCCCAACGACCTGGAGCTGGCCCACGCCACCGACCTGCCGACCGACACCGACGCCCAGGTGGAGGCCGCGCTGGCCCACGCCCTGAAGCTCTGGGACGCCAGGGCGATCCTCGTCACCCGCGGCGCCAAGGGCATGAGCCTGGCCGTCCGCGGCGAGGCCGTGCGCCACTTCCGCACCGCCCCGCGCGAGGTGTTCGACGTCTCCGGCGCCGGCGACACCACGCTCGCGGCCCTCGGCCTCGCCATCGCCGCCAAGGCCCCGATGGAGGACGCCATCGCCTTCGCCCAGCTCGCCGCCGGGGTGGCGGTCGGCAAGGCCGGCACCTCCACCGTCTCGCCCGACGAGCTCGTCGAGGCCGCGCTCAGCGCCCACATGGCCCCGGCCGAGGCCAAGGTCGCCACCGCCCAGCGGATGGCCGACGAGGTCGCCCGCTGGCGCGCCCGCGGCCTGCGGGTCGGCTTCACCAACGGCTGCTTCGACATCCTGCACAAGGGGCACGTGGCCTACCTCGCCCAGGCCAAGTCCTGGTGCGACCGGCTGATCGTCGGCCTCAACTCCGACGACAGCGTCCGCGCGCTCAAGGGCGAGGGCCGGCCAGTCAATGACCTGGAGAGCCGCGCCCTGGTGCTCGCCGGCCTCGGCTCGGTCGACCTCGTGGTGCCCTTCGAGGAGCAGACCCCGCTGAAGCTCATCGAGGCGGCCCGCCCCGACGTGCTGATCAAGGGCGCCGACTACGCCGAGGACGAGGTGGTCGGCGGCAAGGAGGTGCGCGGCTGGGGCGGCGAGGTGCGCCTGGCGCAGATCGTCGAGGGCTATTCCACCACGGCCGCCATCGCCAAGATGACCCGAAAGGCTGACCGATGA
- a CDS encoding DUF3089 domain-containing protein: protein MIAPLLRRRRWLALTVIAAVLFVWGAVYAFWGDLQRYELDPKLPFQTYTPPKAPDYAQRTAWYLLPTDPGKIDGAAPKADIFFLSPTTYDGGEQWNAPIDDRRGGRLFRTAIAPNYAGPFVRVGRIFAPRYRQASLYTQLTLREDAREARQFAYGDVLQAFRWYLAHDNRGRPFVLVAVEQGGLLAQRLLAEEIAPDPALRARLVAAYLIESVAPADAPPIPPCTAKGQTGCEAAFASVFEGELDKGQNLLDRALVWNSEGELQNLNGRPALCFNPILGAVTDEPAPARLNLGAANATGLEWDARPAFLTRQVGAQCLKGVLQVTRPKSGAFQRAGSWADRRKVPGYNLFYADLEADALARVAALTAAGSSALARTPQEEGARHAGHEPPDRSRPAPAGQARP from the coding sequence ATGATCGCGCCCTTGCTGCGCCGCAGGCGCTGGCTGGCGCTCACCGTCATCGCCGCCGTCCTCTTCGTCTGGGGCGCGGTCTACGCCTTCTGGGGCGATCTGCAGCGCTACGAGCTCGACCCCAAGCTGCCGTTCCAGACCTACACCCCGCCCAAGGCGCCCGACTACGCCCAGCGGACCGCCTGGTACCTGCTGCCCACCGACCCAGGGAAGATCGACGGCGCCGCGCCCAAGGCCGACATCTTCTTCCTCTCGCCCACCACCTACGACGGCGGCGAGCAGTGGAACGCGCCGATCGACGACCGCCGCGGCGGACGGCTCTTCCGCACCGCCATCGCCCCCAACTACGCCGGGCCCTTCGTGCGGGTCGGGCGGATCTTCGCCCCCCGCTACCGCCAGGCCAGTCTCTACACCCAGCTCACCCTGCGCGAAGACGCCCGCGAAGCCCGCCAGTTCGCCTATGGCGACGTCCTGCAGGCCTTCCGCTGGTACCTCGCCCACGACAACCGCGGCCGCCCCTTCGTCCTCGTCGCAGTGGAGCAGGGCGGGCTGCTGGCCCAGCGCCTGCTGGCCGAGGAGATCGCCCCCGACCCGGCCCTGCGCGCGCGGCTCGTCGCGGCCTATCTGATCGAGAGCGTCGCTCCGGCGGACGCGCCGCCGATCCCGCCCTGTACGGCCAAGGGCCAGACCGGCTGCGAGGCCGCCTTCGCCAGCGTCTTCGAGGGCGAGCTCGACAAGGGCCAGAACCTGCTCGACCGGGCGCTCGTCTGGAATTCGGAAGGCGAGCTGCAGAACCTCAACGGCCGCCCGGCGCTCTGCTTCAACCCGATCCTCGGCGCCGTCACCGACGAGCCCGCGCCGGCCCGCCTCAACCTCGGCGCCGCCAACGCCACGGGCCTGGAGTGGGACGCGCGCCCCGCCTTCCTGACCCGCCAGGTCGGCGCCCAGTGCCTGAAGGGCGTGCTGCAGGTCACCAGGCCCAAGTCCGGCGCCTTCCAGCGCGCCGGCTCCTGGGCCGACCGCCGCAAGGTCCCCGGCTACAACCTGTTCTACGCCGACCTCGAGGCCGACGCCCTGGCCCGCGTCGCAGCCTTGACCGCCGCCGGCTCATCTGCGCTCGCTCGGACCCCACAGGAAGAGGGAGCCCGCCATGCCGGACATGAACCGCCAGATCGTTCTCGCCCAGCTCCCGCAGGGCAAGCTCGTCCCTGA
- a CDS encoding NADP-dependent oxidoreductase encodes MPDMNRQIVLAQLPQGKLVPENFKLIEQPKPVAGEGEALVRTRYISLDAANRAWMQGATYRSALTAGQVMAGGAISEVVDSKDPSLSPGDLVWGDTGWQDYAVAPAGKLGKLPKLEPITHLLSVYGVAGLTAYFGLLECGQPKPGETVVVSAAAGSVGSIVGQIAKIKGCRVVGIAGGAAKCEWLKSELGFDEALDYKSGELKRLMKEALPNGIDVYFDNVGGDIFEACLFAMNTHGRIACCGAVSQYDGVPPQHGPRGVPGLIVTKRLTLRGFIVSDFDDQREQALKDLQGWVADGRLKVQEDIIEGLESTPRALIGLLAGENRGKRMVKV; translated from the coding sequence ATGCCGGACATGAACCGCCAGATCGTTCTCGCCCAGCTCCCGCAGGGCAAGCTCGTCCCTGAGAACTTCAAGCTGATCGAACAGCCCAAGCCCGTGGCCGGGGAGGGCGAGGCCCTGGTCCGCACCCGCTACATCTCCCTGGACGCCGCCAACCGCGCCTGGATGCAGGGCGCCACCTACCGCTCGGCCCTGACCGCGGGCCAGGTGATGGCCGGCGGGGCGATCTCCGAGGTGGTCGACAGCAAGGATCCCTCGCTGTCGCCCGGCGACCTCGTCTGGGGCGACACCGGCTGGCAGGACTACGCCGTCGCCCCGGCCGGCAAGCTCGGCAAGCTGCCGAAGCTGGAGCCGATCACCCACCTCCTCAGCGTCTACGGCGTGGCCGGCCTCACCGCCTATTTCGGCCTCCTCGAATGCGGCCAGCCCAAGCCCGGCGAGACCGTCGTGGTCAGCGCCGCCGCCGGCTCGGTGGGCTCGATCGTCGGCCAGATCGCCAAGATCAAGGGCTGCCGCGTGGTCGGCATCGCCGGCGGGGCGGCCAAGTGCGAGTGGCTCAAGTCCGAACTCGGCTTCGACGAGGCCCTCGACTACAAGTCCGGCGAGCTCAAGCGCCTCATGAAGGAGGCCCTGCCGAACGGCATCGACGTCTATTTCGACAACGTCGGCGGCGACATCTTCGAGGCCTGCCTCTTCGCCATGAACACCCATGGCCGCATCGCCTGCTGCGGCGCGGTCTCCCAGTACGACGGCGTTCCGCCGCAGCACGGCCCCCGCGGCGTGCCCGGCCTCATCGTCACCAAGCGCCTGACCCTGCGCGGCTTCATCGTCTCCGACTTCGACGACCAGCGCGAACAGGCGCTCAAGGACCTCCAGGGCTGGGTCGCCGACGGCCGCCTCAAGGTGCAGGAAGACATCATCGAAGGCCTGGAGAGCACCCCCCGCGCCCTCATCGGCCTCCTCGCCGGCGAGAACCGCGGCAAGCGCATGGTGAAGGTGTAA